In Papaver somniferum cultivar HN1 chromosome 9, ASM357369v1, whole genome shotgun sequence, the genomic stretch CACAAACCCCTGCAGATCATGAAGTTTCGTAACAATAAGACGAGTCGATCAATTGGCTCATCCCAAGGTATTACATTCGCTTTGGGAGGCGATAAATCCACTGCGCTGATGATTTGTCTTGTTGTAGGTGGTGGtgaatatttcttcttctccCACACTTTACCTTTACCCTTATCAATAGCAACACACATTGAAACGTATCTTCTTCTCTTGCTCTACCAATGACAATTCCATATGGGAGATTTACGGCTGGGAATATAAAAACTCCCAGCCGCAAACAGTTTCAGGAAATGTTTTTTAAACTTAAAATTTTCAATCGTACAAAATAGCTAAACTTCATCTGAATGTTCATCTTCTTCCACAACCTCTTACCGGATCTCCATCGCGACCACGTCCATTTTGACCTCGATCACTTTTACCACGTCCACGTCGACCATCTTCACCTTGACCACCTCTTCCTTGGTTTTGGACAACAACATTGAATTGAACATCTTCCTCCCTAGATAAAGAATTACTGGGAGTatctgattcatcatcatcgtcctcATTTTCATCTGAATACTTAAAAGATATCTCCTTTATCAGGTTTGGTTATAGTTTTAAGTCGGTCCCGCAATGTTCTATGTTTGTGCTCTCTATCCAACGACCGCCACATTTTCTTGCTCTTTATCCAACGACCTAAACTCCGTCTGCCGGTGTTTCATTTTCGGGACCGCCTTTCTCGTGATTCTACACATAAGAATTTTGTTGTTACAAATAATACATAATTAAATCAAAATAACATATGCAATTTTAGAGTTAGATCTATTATCTTTGTGGCACAAACCCCTGCAGATCATGAAGTTTCGTAACAATAAGACGAGTCGATCAATTGGCTCATCCCAAGGTATTCCATTCGCTTTGGGAGGCGATAAATCCACTGCGCTGATGATTTGTCTTGTTGTAGGTGGTGGtgaatatttcttcttctccCACACTTTACCTTTACCCTTATCAATAACAACACACATTGAAACGTATCTTCTTCTCTTGCTCTACCAATGACAATTCCATATGGGAGATTTACGGCTGGGAATATAAAAACTCCCAGCCGCAAACAGTTTCAGGAAATGTTTTTTAAACTTAAAATTTTCAATCGTACAAAATAGCTAAACAGATGAGGAAATAAATAGTGATTTTTTCGATTCATGCCTTATAACAGTCATTTCTGGAGTATTAGCATCGACTTCAATACCTTCATTCACCAATTCTCGATTTATAGGTTCATCTTCATTCGATGATGATGAATTTGAACTTGCTGGTTCATTGGGATGTTTTCGATTCTTTTTGTCGCGTTTTCTTTGTCCTCACCTATATAAAGAGTTAAGTCAAAAAAGGGTAATAAGGTAATAAATTATTGTTGATTAGGAGCATTTTTAAACTTTTACACAAATTAGGTACCCTCAGATCCATGTTAGATTTTTTAATCAAGTGCGACCCCATAATCATTTTATTTACAAATAATAGGGTTCTTTAGCAATTCATttttcataaaccaaacaaaagcAGATGTCATCCTAAACATCTTAGATGTGTAATAATACATATAAGGTCAACCATATATTAATCCTACACTTGTCGTTGGTGGGTGGGGGAGGAAATAGTTTCGAACGATAATGTTAACTGGCAACTGAAGGGGTACAATTGATCTGGCGTATCCATCCTCATGACAATATGCAGTACCTGGTAGAGTTCTTAGAATCCCATTTTGGGACGGACAACTTTTACCACCTTTACCTCGACCTCCTTCACCTCGACCACTTCTTACTTGGCTTCGGACAACAACATTGAATTGAACATCCTCCTCCCTAGATGAAAAATCAATGAGAGTATTTgattcttcatcgtcatcttCATTGTCATCTGAATACTTAAAGAAATCTCCTTTATCAGGTTTGCTAATCGCTTTAACTCAGTTTCGCAGTGTTCTCTATTCGTTCTCTATATCAAATGACCACAACAACTACGAGCTCTCTGGCCAATGGCCAAAACTTCGCGTGTTGGTAATTCAGTTTCAGGACCGCTTGCTCGTGATCCTACACATAAGAATGTTATTATTACAAGAATAATCCATAATTAAATCAAAATAGCATATGCAATCTCAGATTTAGATCTATATATTACCTTTGTGGCACAAACTCTTGCAGCCCATCAAGTTCGATCACTTGGCTCACCCCAAGGTCTCCTATTTGCTTTAGGTGGTGTACTGGTGGTGGatgcttcttcttcatcttcttctcccccATTTTGCCTTTACCCTTATCAATAGCAATACCACATGTTTGGGccattttttcttcttaaatctCTAGATTTGGTTGTTGAGAAACCACAATTGCACATCGATACATCTCTTCTTATCTTGCTCTACCAATGACAATTCCACCTGGGTGATTTACGGCTGGGAATATAAGAACTCCGTAAACAgtttcagaaactgttttttaaaCCTAATTTTTCCGAATCGTACAAAATAACCAAACAAAAGGAGAAATAAATAGTAGGTTTTTCGATTCATGCCATATGACGGTCGTTTCTGGAATATTAACGTCGGCTTCAACTCATTCATCACCAATTCTTGATTTGCAGGTTCATCTTCatttgaggatgatgaatttGAATTCGATATTTCACTGAGTTGTTTTTGATTCTTTTTGTTGTCTTCGCCATCTTTTATAAAGAGGTTATTcgacgatgattttttttcttcttagaatcgacgattaatcgtggTCTTTAACGAGttgggaaaaaagaagaagatagaaagAAAAACGAGGAGGAAATAACTATTATTATTGGTGGAGGGCATTTTTAAACTTTTACGTAGATTAAGTCCTTTGGTATCCATATCCTAGACGTTTTAATTCAGTGCAGCCCCAATCTATTTCACttacagattttttttttaatccattTTATAAACCAAACAAAAGCAGACGCTATCCTAAACATATCAGACGCGTAATCCATATAAGGTCAACCATCTACCACATCTAATCCTAATTGGCCGTTGGTTGGTGGGGGAGGAAATAGTTTCGAACGATAATGTTAACTGGCAACTGAATGGGTACAATTGATCTGCGTATCCATCCGCATGACAGTATGAAGTACCTGGTAGAGTTCTTAGAATCCCATTTTGGGGCGGCCAACTTGGCCACTTGCATCAACCAAATATTAAACACTTCTTTCTCGCGAGCTGAGCAAATATATTTGTTAACTAATTGGAAGCTCAAGCCACGTTATGAATTTTAAGTTTAGATGAATAAACAAACCTTAAATGCACATTGCGCAAGtgtaaatattaagtcaaatagTTAACAAACGGTACTAATTTTTGTACAGTTGTAGAATCATAAAATGGGCGGTTCCATGGAAAATTCTATTTGGGATCCAAATCAACCGACCTTTCTTGGAATTATGCAAGGAATTGCAGCTGCCATAATCCGATTCATacaaaaccaatttttatttatttcttctcCAGCTCACACTCACACCAAGTAAACTGAAGTACACAGTATAGCTAAGAATACTAATAAAAATTTTGCTGCTAATTTCATCACTCCATGCATGTTTGACTTAAAGACCGACTTTTTTTGGGATTTCAATTGGACAGCCTTGAATCAGATTAGTAGGTAGTCCTTGCACACTCATTTCTTAGGTGGTAACCTTAATCACTGGACTAATTGACAGTGATTATCAACTAAGATGGTATAGTATGTGTATTAATGGTAGGATGCTGTTTAGGTGGATTAATTCCCCCAAAGCTCATCATGCCCATACCAGTCTCGTCAGACATTGATGGCAGATGTTGGTAGACAAGGATGGTTAAGGTTATACGTGGACACCATGCCTTCCCATGTGTGCCACTTGTCTTCCTAAAAATGGTATTATCATAAGTTCGAAAAGAAAGCTTTTGTGTTCATTAAAAATCATATTTAAGATTAGGAGTCCACCAGTTCTACAGGTATGGTTGCCATTAATTTTTCTATCACAGCAAGCCAGACGCACCTAGTTACTCCGAAAATGCTAGTAGTTTTGTATATCTCTGCTTCCCTGGTGCCATTGTCTTCCCGGTTTTCTcagcaataaaaataaaatactcaGTAATTTGAGTTCGAAATTTATATGTTAAAGAAAATTtaatataaattttttatttttttaaaaaagttttgatttttggtatAATTTTAGGAATGATGAGTGTCGTACGAAAATCATATAAATATACAATCCCGACGTACTTTGGCTCTATGAAAACAGGGGAGATAAATTCTATCATCTTATAGACGTCAATTTGTCAACTCAGGGTCATTCTTCTCCCTTTCTCTCTTCTCATTTTAGTAAAGCTCAACTCTGTATTAAAATATTCCATTTCTTAGAGagagaaattaaaagaaaaaaagaaaacaaaattgcgaCAGCAACAACCGCCAGGGCAGCACCAAATGCATGTATCCTAGCCTTAGCTCTCCTTATATAAACCCCTCTATCTCTTACATCATCTCACACTAAAACAAGAGCCACTGAAAACTTCAGAAGcagaagcagcagcagaagaagtagaagtgaaAAAAACACTCACTCAATCTTCAAAAATGCCTTCTTCAGATTTTCTCACAATTCTCTCTAAATCCACGGTATATCCAGAAACACAAGAATACAGCTTTAGAAATCTCAAACTATCAGTCTCTGATCTTCCTATGCTTTCATGTCATTACATTCAAAAAGGATTATTATTCGATAATCCACCACTCCCGATCGACTCTCTTCTCGCATTACTCAAAACCGCGCTTAAGCACACTCTTTCTCGCTTTCCTGCTCCTGCAGGACGTCTGATAACCGATTCCGACGGCTCGGTGCACATTGACTGCAACTCTGCTGGTGCTGAATTTATTCACGCTAGTGCTGATATGATATGTATTCGTGACATTCTAAGTCCTGTACACGTTCCTGAATCTGTTAAGAAATTCTTCGCTTTGGATGGAGTTGTTAGTTACGACGGCCATTTTAATCCTCTTTTAGCTGTACAAGTCACGGAATTATGTGACGGTATTTTCATCGGTTGTGCCGTTAATCATGCTGTGATGGACGGAACTTCCTTCTGGAATTTCTTCAATACTTTCGCCGAGCTTACTAGAGGATCAAACATGATCGTGAAACAACCCGATTTTCGAAGGAACTATTTTGGAGATTCTTCTGCTGTAATTAAATTTCTTGATGGTTCTCCTAAGGTGACATTTGATGAATACGCTCCGACCAAAGAACGAATTTTTCATTTCAGTAGAGAATCGATTCAGAAGCTGAAATTGAGAGCAAATTCTACTCctccaatgaagaaaattaagaTCATCGATGAAGCTGACGAGTTAATGGATAAAGAGAATCAGAACCCAACTGGAAACGGAAACAGAATTGAGAAACGGTCCAAAAATGTTGTTTCAAAAATTCATAATGAAACAGAATCTATCGTCGAAAGTGCCGAACCGACAGTTGAAATATCATCATTTCAATCACTCTGTGCTCAGCTATGGCGATCAGTCACACGTGCAAGAAAACTCCCACCATCGAAAATGGCTACGTTTCGGATGGCTGTAAATTGTCGACAAAGGATCGAACCACGTGTCGATCCGCTATACTTCGGTAACGCGATACAAAGCATCCCAACCATCGCCGCGACAGGGGATATTCTATCACGTGACCTGCGATGGTGCGCGCTAGAGTTGAATCGTAACGTGATTGCTCATGACAATGCTAAAGTTCGTGGATCCGTCGAGGAATGGGAGAAGAACCCTCGTTGTTTCCCGCTAGGAAACTTGGATGGCGCGTCAATGACAATGGGAAGTTCACCGAGGTTTCCAATGTACGATAACGATTTCGGATGGGGTCGACCTTTGGCGATTCGTAGTGGAAAAGCTAATAAATTCGACGGTAAGATCTCAGCATTTCCAGGAAGAGATGAAATGGGAAGTGTAGATCTTGAGGTTTGTCTAGCTCCTGAAACGATGGCTGGACTTGAATTAGATATGGAATTCATGCAGTATgtatcatgatcaacaacatattAATTAGCTTAATAATTAGTTTATCTTTAATCAGGTAATTATAATTTTAACTAATAGAGAGATATTCTACTATGTAATGTAATTTTTAGCTGTTGGATTAATATTCGATCGTGTCGCTAGTAATTAGTATATATAAACGTGTAAAAGTCAGCTAATGTAAAGAGGGGGAGACGGGAAATCTGTAATGGTTTTCCTAGGTCGGGGATGGTTGTATGTCTGTGTTTTGCAGTATCTATTAATCGGATAAATTAGCCCTTGATGCTTGTGTTATTTCACTTTTCCGACTAAAATATGTGAACCTGAACCCTGAATGGCTGAATCCTAAAAGAAGGCCAAGTGAGGTTCACCGTCAGAAAATATTGTTGACCTGACGGCTTCAGTCACTGCTGCAGCATTGCAATTGTACGGGTAAAGTCGAATTATTGTCAACGGAGTTTGAAGTAAATCAAATGAAATCAGTAGATGATCATTGTTGTTCCCAATTCAGATCATGGTGATATTCTGTTCATCATGGAATTGATAAATGCACGGTTTTCTAGATAGATATAATTGTCTCATTTCTCGTAAACAAAATTACCAGAGGATATGAGAATCTCGGACCGATTTGTGTTTTGGATTTGGCTTATTTAACACTACTAGTAGAGCCGCAAGAATTGTGATTCTGTTGTTTGTGGTATATTATAGATATGTGTTATGATTATCAAGTCCTAGAAAGATCTCGTTGCCAAAATCAAATggatttttcatttttaaaaccaaattgtaTACATACTCCCAATGCAATCTACATTTGGTGCTGCGCCTCGTGCGTATTGCAAATCTTCTTGCACTAGACAAATAATCCTACCGGATTCTTAAAATCTTCGGTAGCCTCACTTGTCTATTGCACCAACTATTGAAAATAATACTTTCTTGAGGAGCAGCACCAAATTATTAAGGAGATACACCCTCaagtccaaaaatattcaatcttGGCCTTGAAGTAAAGGACCCTAGATGGGacctaaaatataaagatctgATCACCAACTTGAAGATCAATTGagtttaggttttttatttttatacctgACTAGCACCTTGAATCAAGCGCATCGAACTTCACTATCATCAACTATATCTTTATGGATTTTTTCGTgttcatcaaaattatagcttttgTCGTGAAAAGCGTTGAACGAAGGCCTTTTGACTTTTGACACCAGTTCCAGCATCTTTTCCCGTTGCAACTTTGATGTGAAGATTGTTGTTCATGCTCCGCTCCACTATTTTATTGGTGTAGATTCATGCAATACCAATCTGATTGTAATTGTTGAATCCTTGGATATCACATACCCTCGTGTAATAGCGCTTCACTAatttaataaatttcatgcttcaaaaaaaaaagtgttatctctatttAGGTGTCATCTTCAGCTTTTTTTTTAGCATCTACACCTGTTTTTTAAAGAAGGTTTAACGCCCAAATTGAGAGCTATATAAGAAGACTCTAAAGTGACGCACACggtcaaagaaaagaaaaagaactagAATTCGCTTTAAAGCTTGGAGTTATCTTCATATTGGAATAGTTTGTGTTGTGTTCTTGTGGCATACATTTCATGGGATATAAGAAATCCCGTGAGTAGCTAATTTTCACCTATTGACTACGGAtgttatcaaaagccctaaacgtATATgcttcaagaaaagaaaagaaatccaaAACATGTgaatcaataaaaatatttcaGTTTTATTGTTCATAATTTCTTTTAGGGGAAATTATGTTTTTTTGAGGTGGTCACAAAACTGTTTGGTCCAACGGGAAAAGGCGTTtcatgtttggtccataattatttgaaaatataaaatgGACAAGAATACTCTTCCGTACTATTTTAGCATTAATTTCCGTAACTTTTATACTTCCATAATTATCTGAGTTCATGCTCTCTGATGAACTCTAAACTTCCTACTTATTTTCTTATAGGAGTTCATTCTGTTTGATGAGCTATCATGTGTTTTATAATGCTTTTTGTATattcgagttcattct encodes the following:
- the LOC113310042 gene encoding uncharacterized acetyltransferase At3g50280-like, which codes for MPSSDFLTILSKSTVYPETQEYSFRNLKLSVSDLPMLSCHYIQKGLLFDNPPLPIDSLLALLKTALKHTLSRFPAPAGRLITDSDGSVHIDCNSAGAEFIHASADMICIRDILSPVHVPESVKKFFALDGVVSYDGHFNPLLAVQVTELCDGIFIGCAVNHAVMDGTSFWNFFNTFAELTRGSNMIVKQPDFRRNYFGDSSAVIKFLDGSPKVTFDEYAPTKERIFHFSRESIQKLKLRANSTPPMKKIKIIDEADELMDKENQNPTGNGNRIEKRSKNVVSKIHNETESIVESAEPTVEISSFQSLCAQLWRSVTRARKLPPSKMATFRMAVNCRQRIEPRVDPLYFGNAIQSIPTIAATGDILSRDLRWCALELNRNVIAHDNAKVRGSVEEWEKNPRCFPLGNLDGASMTMGSSPRFPMYDNDFGWGRPLAIRSGKANKFDGKISAFPGRDEMGSVDLEVCLAPETMAGLELDMEFMQYVS